Proteins encoded in a region of the Zea mays cultivar B73 chromosome 2, Zm-B73-REFERENCE-NAM-5.0, whole genome shotgun sequence genome:
- the LOC100276647 gene encoding uncharacterized protein LOC100276647 has protein sequence MLHRFSPAGAERPTRRRPTPIPRLQPRRAADSSTANSHVLPPAAWHSKQEAASKNQRSVGRTTASRKQHRRLHPTETNPLSPNASHLMDDEEHDRDSDS, from the exons ATGCTTCACCGCTTCAGCCCCGCCGGCGCCGAGCGGCCGACTCGCCGACGGCCGACTCCAATCCCCAGGCTTCAGCCCCGCCGAGCGGCCGACTCGTCGACGGCCAACTCGCACGTGCTTCCGCCGGCAGCCTGGCACAGCAAGCAGGAAGCAGCAAGCAAGAATCAGCGGTCGGTCGGGCGTACGACAGCAAGCAGGAAGCAGCACAGGCGTCTCCATCCTACAG AGACAAATCCTCTATCCCCTAATGCGAGCCACTTGATGGATGATGAG GAACATGACCGGGATAGTGATTCCTAA